Within Bacillaceae bacterium S4-13-56, the genomic segment GCCAATCCCAAAGAAGGCTCATCAAGTAGTAACACCTTAGGGTTTGCCATTAGGGCACGACCAATGGCAAGCATTTGTTGCTCTCCACCAGAAAGGGTTCCTGCTAACTGATTCTGCCTTTCTTTCAATCTTGGAAAATACCCGAACACCATTTCATAAGATGCTTTTAAATTTTTCTTATCCTTCCGGGTGTAAGCTCCAATTTGCAAATTTTCATGTACGGTCAATTCCGGAAAAATCTGTCGCCCTTCTGGTGATTGGACAATCCCATGACTTACAATTTTTTCTGGAGAAAGCTTAGCTAGATCTTCCTTTTGAAAAGTAATTGAACCACTGGAAGGCTTTAACATTCCAGAGACAACTTTTAATATGGAAGTCTTTCCTGCCCCATTTGCACCGAGTAAAGTCACGATCGAACCTTCCTCTACTTGGAGAGAAATCCCCTTGAGTGCATGAATATAGCCGTAATAAGCATGAACATCCTCAAGCTTAAGCATTTTCCTTCGCCTCCTCTCCAAGATAAGCCTCTTGAACAGCAGGATGATTTTGAATCTCTTTAGGAGTACCTTCTGCAATTTTTGCTCCAAAGTTAATGGCGCAAATTTTCTCACAAGCATTCATAACTAAACTCATATCATGTTCTACTAAAAGAACCGTAATTCCAAATTCGTCTCTGATTCGACGAATTAGTTTTGTTAATTCCTGAGTTTCTTTCGAGTTCATCCCTGCAGCTGGTTCATCAAGGAGAAGAACTTTAGGATCTGTCATTAAGGCTCGCCCAATCTCAATCAGCTTCATGACTCCATAAGGCTGACCTGCTACATATTGATGCTCAATCCCTTTAATTCCGAGAAACTCCATAATACCAAGAGCCTTTTCGCGGATTCTTCTTTCCTCTCGGTTGACCCACGGTAGGCTTAATCCTTGAGAAAGCAGGTTACCCTTGGTAAAA encodes:
- a CDS encoding ABC transporter ATP-binding protein, producing MLKLEDVHAYYGYIHALKGISLQVEEGSIVTLLGANGAGKTSILKVVSGMLKPSSGSITFQKEDLAKLSPEKIVSHGIVQSPEGRQIFPELTVHENLQIGAYTRKDKKNLKASYEMVFGYFPRLKERQNQLAGTLSGGEQQMLAIGRALMANPKVLLLDEPSLGLAPLIVKDIFKIIQDINKQGTTVFLVEQNAKQALSISKYAYVLETGKVILEGKASELKDDPKVIQAYLGSH
- a CDS encoding ABC transporter ATP-binding protein; its protein translation is MAMLKVENLSISFGGLKAIDNLSFEVEEKQIYGLIGPNGAGKTTVFNCISRFYTPNDGKITFQDNIDLKKYRVHDMVKVGLVRTFQNVELFMSMTVLENMIIGQHSFTKGNLLSQGLSLPWVNREERRIREKALGIMEFLGIKGIEHQYVAGQPYGVMKLIEIGRALMTDPKVLLLDEPAAGMNSKETQELTKLIRRIRDEFGITVLLVEHDMSLVMNACEKICAINFGAKIAEGTPKEIQNHPAVQEAYLGEEAKENA